A region from the Achromobacter seleniivolatilans genome encodes:
- a CDS encoding TOBE domain-containing protein translates to MSIQSINARNQFRGKIKEIILGSVVSEVDVETPAGIVTSVITTRSVKELNLQVGTEVLAFVKATEVSIAKL, encoded by the coding sequence ATGAGCATTCAATCCATCAACGCCCGCAACCAGTTCCGCGGCAAGATCAAGGAAATCATCCTGGGTTCCGTGGTGTCCGAGGTGGACGTGGAAACGCCCGCTGGCATCGTCACGTCTGTTATCACCACGCGCTCGGTGAAGGAATTGAATTTGCAGGTGGGCACCGAGGTGCTGGCGTTCGTCAAGGCAACCGAGGTCTCGATTGCCAAGCTGTGA
- a CDS encoding MetQ/NlpA family ABC transporter substrate-binding protein, with amino-acid sequence MSLTRNILAVALAALTYAGAAQAADPAKKEIVFGATAGPYSDQIKLGIKPILEKQGYTVKIVEFNDYVQPNFALAQGALDANAFQHVVYLKNFAAKNKLELSELVKVPTAPIAIYSKKYKSVDAAPDGVSVALPNDPTNQARALVVLQDLGWVKLREGYDPLQASEKDVAVNVKKIKLIPLEAAQLPRSLEDTDYSFVNGNFALASGLKLTSALALEKTTPTYQNLVAVRTADLNKPYVKDIAAAYASREFLDVTEKSFAGFVKTDYQQKLEAAR; translated from the coding sequence ATGTCATTGACCCGCAATATCCTGGCCGTGGCATTGGCCGCCCTGACGTATGCCGGCGCTGCTCAGGCCGCGGACCCCGCCAAGAAAGAGATCGTTTTCGGCGCCACGGCGGGGCCGTACAGCGATCAGATCAAGCTGGGTATCAAGCCTATTCTGGAAAAGCAGGGTTACACCGTCAAGATCGTCGAGTTCAATGATTACGTGCAGCCCAACTTTGCGCTGGCGCAGGGCGCGCTGGATGCCAACGCCTTTCAGCACGTGGTCTATCTGAAGAACTTTGCGGCCAAGAACAAGTTGGAATTGTCCGAACTGGTCAAGGTTCCTACCGCACCCATCGCGATCTACAGCAAGAAATACAAGAGCGTCGATGCCGCCCCGGATGGTGTCAGTGTGGCTTTGCCGAATGACCCGACGAATCAGGCGCGCGCGCTGGTGGTGTTGCAGGATCTGGGCTGGGTAAAACTGCGAGAGGGCTATGACCCGTTGCAGGCGTCTGAAAAGGACGTGGCGGTCAATGTGAAGAAGATCAAACTGATTCCACTTGAAGCCGCTCAACTGCCGCGTTCGCTGGAAGACACCGACTATTCCTTTGTGAACGGTAACTTTGCGCTGGCTTCGGGGCTGAAGCTGACGTCGGCGCTGGCCTTGGAAAAGACCACGCCCACCTACCAGAATCTTGTCGCTGTGCGTACGGCTGATTTGAACAAGCCGTATGTGAAGGATATTGCGGCGGCCTATGCGTCACGTGAATTCCTGGACGTTACCGAGAAGTCATTCGCCGGTTTCGTGAAGACCGATTATCAGCAAAAGCTGGAAGCGGCCCGCTAG
- a CDS encoding ATP-binding cassette domain-containing protein: MFIHPNEFELLQHLEVPGPAQQEPAPASDQGVAAPVRVTLRKLCKRYGTRIVLNGLDLDIAAGEFVAVVGRSGAGKSTLLRILAGLERASGEQGGAPARSPVLFDNFPQWAADERVRLLFSDARLLPWKRVLQNVALGLTGNARVQAAGALRQVGLHGRGADWPAQLDAGQRQRVALARALARRPGLLLMDEPLGALDALTRIEMQEALLQAWQQERFTAVLATRDVMEAVALADRILVIDEGVLVFDERVALVRPRARGSAACAALAARVLRAVLKQPEPPDSDRPLAPVIQIRHLRLAV; the protein is encoded by the coding sequence ATGTTCATCCATCCGAACGAGTTCGAGCTACTACAGCATCTGGAAGTGCCGGGGCCTGCGCAGCAGGAGCCCGCGCCTGCCAGCGATCAGGGCGTCGCCGCGCCGGTGCGCGTGACCTTGCGCAAGCTCTGCAAGCGCTACGGCACGCGCATCGTGCTCAACGGATTGGATCTGGATATTGCCGCCGGAGAGTTCGTGGCGGTGGTTGGCCGCAGCGGCGCGGGCAAGAGCACGTTGCTGCGGATTCTGGCCGGGCTGGAACGCGCCAGCGGAGAGCAGGGCGGAGCGCCTGCTCGCTCGCCCGTGCTGTTCGACAACTTTCCGCAATGGGCGGCAGACGAGCGGGTGAGGCTGCTGTTCTCCGATGCGCGTCTGTTGCCGTGGAAGCGCGTTCTGCAAAACGTGGCGCTGGGTCTGACAGGGAATGCCCGTGTTCAGGCGGCAGGCGCCTTGCGTCAGGTGGGCCTCCACGGCCGTGGCGCGGACTGGCCTGCGCAACTTGACGCCGGGCAGCGCCAACGGGTGGCGCTGGCACGCGCTTTAGCGCGACGGCCCGGGTTGCTCTTGATGGATGAGCCGCTGGGCGCGCTGGATGCGCTGACGCGTATCGAGATGCAGGAGGCGCTTCTGCAAGCCTGGCAGCAAGAGCGGTTCACGGCAGTGCTGGCAACCCGCGACGTCATGGAGGCTGTGGCACTGGCCGATCGCATCCTGGTCATCGACGAAGGCGTCCTGGTGTTTGACGAGCGCGTGGCGTTGGTCCGGCCGCGCGCCCGTGGATCGGCGGCCTGCGCCGCATTGGCGGCGCGAGTGCTGCGGGCCGTTCTGAAGCAACCCGAACCGCCGGATTCGGACAGGCCGTTGGCGCCTGTCATTCAGATCCGGCATCTGAGGCTGGCGGTGTAG